In Bactrocera oleae isolate idBacOlea1 chromosome 3, idBacOlea1, whole genome shotgun sequence, a genomic segment contains:
- the grk gene encoding protein gurken has protein sequence MQISENLLRVIFMLSTIVAVTDCCSSRLLLLKEHTLQIVQQQRLHHSQSDDYDYEHDDNEQLQQQQHQQQQQQQQKIPHYVELVKSDIDFIKNYTAEHTRSRSENEHEENSTETEIFGAAMQLGNFGSDSFESLLGIFDAAAFDTTTTTTTTKMSTTSISSTTMRHSTTPQTTAATTIAQQSTRAESEISTTQRARSSAVVDEPQSVQSSSTTMPTPTPTIITNSAGDGMENVMNDLKTVRDLLSLPCSGQFNTEFCLNRGRCFRYPIGNDTIHSCICADGYIGERCESKSMNGSFIPSIAGAGKKQKILMARIVFSFPMLMALSVIYIMVGAAIVFKRPVPPPHTIKERIEVLPDDDAGELILMNSYPVVDQTVTYATYMD, from the exons ATTGTTGTTCGAGCCGATTATTACTGCTCAAGGAACACACACTGCAAATCGTACAACAACAGCGTTTGCACCATTCGCAAAGCGATGATTATGATTACGAACACGATGATAACGAgcagttgcaacagcaacaacaccaacaacagcagcagcaacaacaaaaaataccaCATTATGTGGAATTAGTCAAAAGCGATATTGACTTTATAAAAAACTATACAGCTGAGCACACGCGCTCCAGGAGTGAGAATGAACATGAGGAGAATAGCACCGAAACGGAAATATTCGGTGCTGCAATGCAGTTGGGGAACTTCGGTAGTGACTCATTTGAGAGTTTGCTTGGTATATTCGATGCAGCAGCTTTcgacacaacaacaacgacaactacTACGAAGATGAGTACGACAAGCATAAGCAGTACTACTATGCGACACTCAACCACACCTCAAACAACGGCGGCGACTACAATCGCTCAGCAAAGCACACGCGCTGAGAGTGAGATCAGTACAACACAAAGGGCGCGAAGCTCTGCTGTTGTGGATGAACCACAGAGTGTACAGTCGAGCTCCACAACAATGCCGACACCTACCCCCACAATCATTACCAATAGTGCTGGTGATGGTATGGAGAATGTTATGAACGACTTGAAGACTGTGCGCGATCTCTTGTCGCTTCCCTGCAGCGGTCAGTTCAATACCGAATTCTGTTTGAATCGTGGTCGCTGCTTTCGTTATCCCATCGGCAATGATACGATACATTCGTGTATTTGCGCTGATGGCTACATCGGTGAGCGTTGCGAATCGAAGAGTATGAATG GATCCTTCATCCCCTCAATTGCAGGCGctggcaaaaagcaaaaaatacttATGGCGCGCATTGTCTTTTCCTTCCCCATGCTGATGGCGCTCTCTGTCATATATATAATGGTTGGTGCGGCGATTGTTTTCAAGCGTCCTGTACCGCCACCTCACACAATCAAAGAACGTATCGAGGTTTTGCCTGATGACGACGCTGGTGAACTTATTCTGATGAATTCTTATCCAGTCGTCGATCAGACAGTCACTTACGCAACCTATATGGACTAG